The proteins below come from a single Miscanthus floridulus cultivar M001 chromosome 1, ASM1932011v1, whole genome shotgun sequence genomic window:
- the LOC136508440 gene encoding uncharacterized protein — protein sequence MSPPRHHADPSPSLSSPPPLLPRLRSAASSFLARQYSTKKGGDGTGPPKPKGGGSSAPRHLRPGFVDPSSWRHFDSRAVGIKPDAIHTDAWAVLKNLRREGFQAYLVGGCVRDLLLKRVPKDFDVITTASLEQLKKNIFRRSMIVGKRFPICLLKMRDSVIEISSFRTVAKYGNRSEAVDYVEEFNGSDVRDILRWKDSMRRDFTINGLFFNPMNFKIYDYVNGVRDMRKNKVCTVIPAHISFMEDPARILRGFRIAARLGFQFSSETSNAIHDLSSSIINIDKARLMMEMNYIMSYGAAAPSVRLLRKYGLLDILLPFQAAYLSDQMKGGSSDRHLMLMKLLANLDRLLSADRPCHSSLWLALLVFHSTLVISPQDTLVIRAFAAVLYFGTWETTVKFLEEEVGPEVTFAPETMGPSRTKLDDLMEQTSHLASLVNSSVDTLTCVHGLEQSLARFSEPPQFSGVVLTSNNDRKRLSLIFEGLASDLPSYDERRGMRGIDYWSLKDGDPAEVRFVLGKVIMDTMYDKLPCESTEDEDAAATVEPAADLADGRSLPPLSSLF from the exons ATGTCGCCGCCGCGTCATCACGCTGACCCGTCGCCCTCGCTCTCTTCCCCGCCTCCCCTCCTCCCCCGCCTCCGCTCGGCTGCCTCCAGTTTCCTG GCGCGGCAGTACAGCACGAAGAAGGGAGGCGACGGAACCGGTCCTCCGAAGCCGAAAGGTGGTGGCTCCTCCGCGCCAAGGCACCTCAGGCCAG GATTCGTGGATCCTTCATCATGGAGGCATTTTGACTCAAGGGCTGTTGGCATTAAACCAGATGCTATACATACGGATGCATGGGCAGTTTTAAAAAATCTCAGACGAGAAG GTTTTCAAGCTTACCTTGTTGGGGGGTGTGTGAGAGATTTGCTACTCAAAAGGGTACCTAAAGATTTTGACGTGATTACCACTGCAAGTCTCGAACAG CTTAAGAAAAATATATTCAGGCGATCTATGATTGTAGGCAAACGCTTTCCAATATGTCTTCTTAAAATGCGTGACTCTGTAATTGAG ATTTCGAGCTTTCGAACAGTTGCTAAGTATGGGAATAGAAGTGAAGCGGTAGATTATGTGGAAGAGTTTAATGGCTCTGATGTTAGGGATATTCTTCGCTGGAAGGATTCTATGAGAAGAGACTTCACAATAAATGG TCTTTTCTTTAACCCGATGAACTTCAAAATTTATGATTACGTGAATGGAGTAAGGGATATGAGAAAAAACAAA GTGTGTACAGTGATTCCTGCTCATATTTCTTTCATGGAGGACCCCG CAAGGATTTTACGTGGCTTCAGAATTGCTGCTCGCCTTGGTTTCCAGTTTTCCAGTGAAACTTCTAATGCGATACATGATCTTTCTTCGTCTATAATTAATATCGACAAG GCAAGGTTGATGATGGAAATGAATTATATAATGTCTTATGGGGCAGCAGCGCCTTCTGTTAGGTTGCTTAGAAAATATGGACTACTTGATATTTTACTGCCTTTCCAG GCAGCATATTTGTCTGATCAGATGAAGGGTGGTTCAAGTGACAGACATCTGATGCTCATG AAACTACTGGCTAATCTTGATAGGTTACTCTCTGCAGACCGGCCATGCCATAGCTCTTTGTG GCTGGCGTTGTTGGTATTTCACAGTACATTGGTTATATCTCCACAAGACACGCTGGTAATAAGAGCTTTTGCTGCAGTGTTGTATTTCGGAACATGGGAAACCACAGTCAAATTTCTGGAAGAAGAAGTTGGACCTGAAGTTACATTTGCCCCAGAGACAATGGGGCCTTCTCGGACTAAACTGGATGATCTTATGGAACAAACATCACATCTTGCATCACTAGTCAATTCTTCAGTGGATACATTGACATGTGTACATGGTCTGGAGCAATCGCTAGCCAGATTCTCCGAACCTCCGCAATTTTCAGGAGTA GTACTCACATCTAACAATGATAGGAAAAGGTTATCACTCATATTTGAGGGCCTTGCTTCTGACCTACCTTCATATGACGAGAGAAGAGGGATGCGTGGGATTGATTACTGGTCGCTGAAAGATGGGGATCCTGCCGAGGTCCGATTTGTTCTCGGTAAAGTGATCATGGACACCATGTATGACAAGCTACCATGTGAATCTACTGAGGACGAGGACGCTGCTGCAACGGTAGAGCCAGCTGCTGATCTTGCTGATGGAAGAAGCCTACCTCCACTGTCCTCATTGTTTTAA
- the LOC136508417 gene encoding probable signal recognition particle 43 kDa protein, chloroplastic, with amino-acid sequence MEAVLRHPSLSRLKPPNPNIPRTPSPSLTPPSFLRLRAHRLISAAVFQDQKPKEPASKGGDDEEAYGEVDRIVSSRTVSSPVFAEDGSASAAVATEYLVEWKDGHEPSWVPAEAIAADVVAEYETPWWTAAKKADGEALAALLADETLRRDPDAEDAQGRTAAHFAAGLGSEECLRALATAGADLGHRERAGGGLTPLHIAVGYGRAGAVRALLELGADPEAPDGQGRTPLELVQEVFARTPKGNPAAFQLRQGLEAAQKELEKAVYEWAEVEKVIDGRGEGKWREYLVEWRDGGDREWVKAAWVAEDLVSDFEAGLEYAVAEAVVDKRQASTATAEGEERWEYLVKWVDIEEATWEPAENVDAELVQEFEQRQLGSAGGDGGSTAPPPSEAIA; translated from the coding sequence ATGGAGGCCGTCCTACGGCATCCATCGCTCTCCCGCCTCAAGCCTCCGAACCCGAACATTCCCAGAACGCCATCGCCATCCCTTACTCCCCCATCTTTCCTCCGCCTCCGCGCGCACCGGCTCATCTCCGCCGCGGTGTTCCAGGACCAGAAGCCGAAGGAGCCAGCAAGCAAGGGAGGCGATGACGAGGAGGCGTACGGCGAGGTGGACCGCATCGTCTCCAGCCGCACCGTCAGCAGCCCGGTGTTCGCGGAGGACGGCTCggccagcgccgccgtcgccacggAGTACCTGGTGGAGTGGAAGGACGGGCACGAGCCGTCGTGGGTACCCGCGGAGGCCATAGCCGCGGACGTGGTGGCCGAGTACGAGACGCCGTGGTGGACGGCGGCCAAGAAGGCGGACGGGGAGgcgctggcggcgctgctcgcgGACGAGACGCTGCGGCGGGACCCCGACGCGGAGGACGCGCAGGGGCGCACCGCGGCGCACTTCGCCGCGGGGCTGGGGTCCGAGGAGTGCCTGCGCGCGCTCGCGACGGCCGGGGCGGACCTGGGCCACCGGGAGCGCGCGGGGGGCGGGCTCACGCCGCTGCACATCGCGGTCGGGTACGGCCGCGCGGGCGCCGTGCGCGCGCTGCTGGAGCTGGGCGCCGACCCGGAGGCCCCCGACGGGCAGGGCCGCacgccgctggagctggtccagGAGGTGTTCGCCAGGACGCCCAAGGGCAACCCGGCGGCGTTCCAGCTGCGGCAGGGGCTGGAGGCGGCGCAGAAGGAGCTGGAGAAGGCCGTGTACGAGTGGGCCGAGGTGGAGAAGGTGATCGACGGCCGCGGCGAAGGCAAGTGGCGGGAGTACCTGGTGGAGTGGCGCGACGGCGGCGACAGGGAGTGGGTGAAGGCGGCGTGGGTGGCGGAGGACCTGGTGAGCGACTTCGAGGCCGGGCTGGAGTACGCCGTGGCCGAGGCCGTGGTCGACAAGAGGCAGgcgtcgacggcgacggcggaaGGGGAGGAGAGATGGGAGTACCTTGTCAAGTGGGTGGACATTGAGGAGGCCACGTGGGAGCCCGCCGAGAACGTGGACGCCGAGCTCGTGCAGGAGTTCGAGCAGCGGCAGTTGGGGTCTGCAGGTGGTGATGGCGGCAGCACTGCGCCACCGCCGTCGGAGGCGATTGCTTGA
- the LOC136508424 gene encoding thiol-disulfide oxidoreductase LTO1-like, whose translation MATISAALAISFFPSPTRFAVATTFSASSRIKRAARFRCCAESSSQEQETSAAPPAPPPEKPARSPPSSLLGISTSTWSAGVAGLGFLETGYLTYLKLTGSEAFCPITGAGCGDVLDSDYSVVFGIPLPLFGLVTYGLVTALSLQENGKDLLPGSDDLDIRLILLLTATSMATASAYFLYILSTKFVGVSCSYCLLSAFLSFTLLFIRVKDFGFERIQKFAGIQLAVAVIIALALTNSYSSTTTQLKGTDDFVLEPYETEITTESSPFAIALARHLHSIGAKMYGAFWCSHCNEQKQMFGREATKILDYVECFPNGAGKGKKMTAECAAAGLEGFPTWFINGKVLSGDQELEVLAEASGFVAEGTEQTTEISPN comes from the exons ATGGCGACCATCTCTGCAGCCCTCGCCATCTCCTTCTTCCCATCCCCAACTCGCTTCGCCGTCGCCACTACGTTCTCTGCTTCCTCGCGCATCAAG AGAGCCGCGCGCTTCAGGTGCTGCGCGGAGTCTTCTTCCCAGGAGCAGGAGACCTCCGCCGCCCCTCCCGCCCCGCCGCCGGAGAAACCCGCAAGATCGCCCCCTTCGTCTCTGCTGGGCATTTCCACGAGCACCTGGTCTGCAGGTGTCGCTGGGCTGGGGTTCCTGGAGACTGGCTACCTCACTTACCTCAAGCTCACGGGCTCCGAGGCGTTCTGCCCCATCACTGGCGCAGGCTGCGGCGACGTCCTCGACAGCGACTACTCCGTCGTCTTTG GAATACCTCTTCCCTTATTTGGTCTGGTGACTTATGGTTTAGTTACTGCACTTTCTCTGCAAGAAAATGGAAAGGACTTGCTCCCGGGATCGGATGACCTGGATATTAGATTAATATTGCTTCTGACTGCTACTTCTATGGCGACTGCGAGTGCTTATTTTCTTTACATTCTAAGCACTAAATTTGTTGGGGTATCTTGTTCGTACTGTTTGCTGTCAGCATTTCTCTCGTTCACTCTACTCTTCATCAGAGTTAAG GACTTCGGTTTTGAACGTATCCAGAAGTTTGCTGGTATTCAGTTAGCTGTAGCTGTCATTATAGCTCTTGCTTTGACAAACTCATACAGTTCTACTACTACTCAATTGAAAGG CACAGATGACTTTGTGTTAGAACCATATGAAACAGAGATAACAACCGAATCATCCCCATTTGCTATTGCACTGGCTAGACATTTGCACTCTATAGGTGCTAAGATGTACGGAGCATTCTGGTGTTCTCATTGCAATGAACAAAAACAG ATGTTTGGTCGTGAAGCTACAAAAATTCTGGACTATGTGGAATGTTTCCCAAATGGAGCTGGTAAGGGAAAGAAAATGACTGCAGAATGTGCAGCTGCTGGTCTTGAAGGTTTTCCAACATGGTTCATCAATGGAAAG GTTCTGAGCGGTGATCAGGAGCTTGAAGTTCTGGCAGAAGCATCAGGCTTCGTTGCTGAGGGCACAGAACAAACCACGGAAATATCGCCAAATTGA
- the LOC136508433 gene encoding uncharacterized protein, whose product MENAVVLREWFDRVDAGRTGNITAAQLQGALAVGNLNFPISVVQQMIRMYDFDRNGTMSFEEFLALNKFLQKVQSVFSTLERGRGFLSLEEVYEALIKLGFSLDSPAFYTVCESFDKSKKGMIQLDEFISLCIFVQSALNLFNSFDTSKQGRVTLDFNQFVYCTANCRI is encoded by the exons ATGGAGAACGCGGTGGTTCTCCGGGAGTGGTTCGACCGCGTCGACGCCGGCCGCACCGGCAACATCACCGCTGCCCAACTCCAG GGCGCGCTCGCTGTCGGCAACCTCAACTTCCCCATCTCCGTCGTGCAGCAGATGATTAG GATGTATGACTTCGATCGGAATGGCACCATGAGCTTTGAAG AGTTTCTGGCTCTTAACAAATTCCTTCAGAAG GTGCAAAGCGTATTCTCCACCCTGGAAAG GGGTCGTGGATTTCTAAGTCTTGAGGAGGTGTATGAG GCATTAATCAAACTTGGTTTCTCGTTGGATTCACCAGCCTTCTACACAGTTTGTGAG AGCTTCGACAAGAGCAAGAAGGGGATGATTCAATTGGATGAGTTTATATCACTCTGCATTTTTGTGCAGTCAGCTCT TAACCTGTTCAATTCGTTTGATACAAGCAAGCAAGGAAGAGTGACTTTGGATTTTAACCAATTCGTGTACTGCA CGGCAAACTGTAGGATATAA